The Planktothrix tepida PCC 9214 genome has a segment encoding these proteins:
- a CDS encoding TerD family protein translates to MAINLKKGQSIILDKNEYDLSRVVMGLGWDVAKKGLFAGLLGGNADFDLDGFALLLNAQGKLKNQQEDVIYFGHLATKNNTVIHSGDNLTGKGSGDDERIIIELKTLPAAYQRIILGVNIYHAEDRKQHFGMVNNAFVRSIDATGKEIARYSLSGETTYSGQISMLLGELSQQNGQWKFQALGTPLNLTLNGVVRSFM, encoded by the coding sequence ATGGCTATTAATTTAAAAAAAGGTCAAAGCATCATTCTTGATAAAAACGAATATGATTTATCAAGGGTCGTGATGGGATTAGGATGGGATGTGGCAAAAAAAGGGTTATTTGCAGGATTATTAGGGGGAAATGCAGACTTTGATTTAGATGGATTTGCCTTGTTATTAAATGCTCAAGGAAAACTAAAAAATCAACAAGAAGATGTGATTTATTTTGGGCATTTAGCCACAAAAAATAATACCGTGATTCATTCAGGAGATAACCTCACTGGAAAAGGTTCAGGAGATGATGAACGAATTATTATTGAACTTAAAACCCTTCCAGCAGCTTATCAACGGATTATTTTAGGGGTGAATATTTACCATGCAGAAGACCGTAAACAGCACTTTGGAATGGTTAATAATGCTTTTGTTCGGTCAATAGATGCCACCGGGAAAGAAATTGCGCGTTATAGTCTTTCTGGTGAAACGACTTACTCCGGGCAAATTTCTATGTTACTCGGAGAACTATCGCAACAAAACGGACAGTGGAAATTCCAAGCGTTAGGAACACCTTTAAACTTAACGTTAAACGGTGTTGTGCGTTCGTTTATGTAG
- a CDS encoding adenylate/guanylate cyclase domain-containing protein, producing the protein MVTLQPTPHLVLHTEGGNHYLPLMGKNYWTLGRSEDNTFVIKDRWISRNHAMLQRMENGEFFLIDLGSRNGSFVNGRRVSIPVTLHNGDHIVFGQTELEFYCPDVTQETDPSEPESEDFTATLTVRRLISVMVMDIRDFTVLTRQLDERILSEVIGRWFRHAGQILRENGSWVDKYIGDAIMAVWFHGTQGVTPQEILKIVTALSELHKITLELSHLYPLPFPLRVGAGINTGYAMVGNTGSGGSADYTALGDTVNAAFRLESATKEIGSDIALGETTYQYLAQACPQQGFKQHTVHLKGYDTPTITYGGTFANLDEVLELKSGG; encoded by the coding sequence ATTGTGACCTTACAACCCACTCCCCACTTAGTCTTACATACCGAAGGTGGTAATCACTATTTGCCACTGATGGGTAAAAATTACTGGACATTGGGTCGCAGTGAAGATAATACCTTTGTCATTAAAGACCGATGGATTTCTCGGAATCATGCGATGTTACAACGCATGGAAAATGGTGAGTTTTTTTTAATCGATTTAGGAAGTCGAAATGGTTCCTTTGTCAATGGTCGTCGAGTTAGTATTCCCGTCACGCTTCATAATGGTGACCATATTGTTTTTGGACAAACGGAGTTAGAATTTTATTGTCCTGATGTTACCCAGGAAACTGACCCTTCAGAACCGGAATCTGAAGATTTTACCGCTACATTAACCGTGCGTCGCTTGATATCGGTGATGGTGATGGATATTCGAGATTTTACTGTATTAACTCGACAATTAGATGAACGGATTTTATCAGAAGTGATTGGGCGTTGGTTTCGTCACGCCGGACAAATTCTTCGAGAAAATGGCAGTTGGGTCGATAAATATATTGGGGATGCCATTATGGCGGTTTGGTTTCATGGAACCCAAGGGGTAACGCCCCAAGAAATCCTAAAAATTGTCACAGCATTAAGTGAGTTACACAAAATTACGCTGGAATTAAGTCATCTTTATCCCCTGCCTTTTCCGTTACGAGTGGGGGCTGGAATTAATACCGGATATGCAATGGTGGGAAATACCGGAAGTGGCGGAAGTGCGGACTATACAGCCTTGGGAGATACGGTTAATGCGGCGTTTCGTTTGGAGTCAGCCACGAAAGAAATTGGCAGTGATATTGCTTTAGGAGAAACAACTTATCAATATCTAGCCCAAGCTTGTCCTCAACAAGGTTTTAAACAACATACCGTTCATCTTAAAGGTTATGATACCCCGACTATTACTTATGGGGGAACATTTGCCAATTTAGATGAAGTTTTAGAACTCAAATCAGGAGGATAA
- a CDS encoding DUF3120 domain-containing protein gives MLFNILVGFILTTTQPIQSTSRLMQTVLAKVKESQIWLVFLASVFLVCVPVFFQAPLVRQWPELTLVLTLGWLGISWTLLKQPTTWVWGDLLLGFSWSWLTGAIYWGWLRWEPLLHLPVEALGVPFAVWCLYRGWGKVGNWFYLGSLFGTAVTDGYFYITGLIPSWRQLMHVEPALALPIFQNALQIVSTPWGISWAVGFALFLFGVGVFPLQSKEQHWWAFGGAVLSTILVDSLFLIAACLA, from the coding sequence ATCTTGTTCAACATTCTAGTAGGTTTTATTTTGACTACCACTCAACCGATTCAGTCCACCTCTCGATTGATGCAAACGGTTCTGGCCAAAGTTAAAGAATCTCAGATTTGGCTGGTGTTTTTAGCATCGGTGTTTCTCGTCTGTGTTCCTGTCTTTTTCCAAGCTCCCCTGGTGCGACAATGGCCAGAACTCACCTTAGTTCTGACCTTGGGATGGCTCGGAATCAGTTGGACATTACTTAAGCAACCGACGACTTGGGTTTGGGGAGACTTATTATTAGGATTTAGTTGGAGTTGGCTAACCGGGGCTATCTATTGGGGATGGTTACGGTGGGAACCTTTGTTACATTTACCGGTAGAAGCTTTAGGGGTTCCCTTTGCAGTTTGGTGTTTATATCGAGGTTGGGGTAAAGTTGGCAACTGGTTTTATCTAGGTTCTTTATTTGGAACAGCCGTGACCGATGGGTATTTTTATATCACGGGATTAATTCCAAGTTGGCGGCAACTGATGCACGTTGAACCCGCCTTAGCGTTACCCATTTTTCAAAATGCCCTCCAAATTGTCAGTACCCCTTGGGGAATTAGTTGGGCCGTCGGATTTGCTTTATTTTTATTTGGGGTTGGGGTTTTTCCATTACAATCTAAAGAACAGCATTGGTGGGCATTTGGGGGAGCGGTATTGAGTACAATTTTAGTAGATAGTTTATTTTTGATTGCAGCTTGTCTAGCTTAA
- the ispD gene encoding 2-C-methyl-D-erythritol 4-phosphate cytidylyltransferase, whose translation MHLLIPAAGMGRRMGSDRNKLLLTLLDKPLLTWTLLSAEAATCIDWIGIMGQPVDFPEFKEILASVNLSKPVELIQGGDTRQESVYNGLQALPSDAEQVLIHDGARCLATPQLFERCAQALQEYQGLIAAIPVKDTIKVVDEDGLILDTPERKQLWAAQTPQGFDVKLLKDCHEQGRQQSWEVTDDAALFEKCGLPVHIVMGEETNLKVTTPVDLSVAEFILKARHNP comes from the coding sequence ATGCACTTATTAATTCCAGCAGCAGGGATGGGACGACGAATGGGAAGCGATCGCAACAAATTGCTTTTGACGTTATTGGATAAACCGTTATTGACGTGGACACTCTTATCGGCGGAAGCAGCAACCTGCATTGACTGGATCGGGATCATGGGTCAACCTGTGGATTTCCCTGAGTTTAAAGAAATTTTAGCTAGTGTTAATTTAAGTAAACCTGTAGAGTTAATTCAAGGGGGAGATACCCGTCAAGAGTCGGTTTATAATGGTTTACAAGCCTTACCCAGCGATGCAGAACAGGTATTAATTCATGATGGTGCTCGATGTTTAGCCACACCGCAGTTATTTGAACGCTGTGCACAAGCATTACAGGAGTATCAGGGGTTAATTGCCGCTATTCCGGTCAAAGACACGATTAAGGTGGTGGATGAGGATGGATTAATTTTAGATACCCCTGAGCGCAAACAGTTATGGGCGGCACAAACTCCCCAAGGCTTTGATGTGAAACTATTAAAAGACTGCCATGAGCAAGGGCGTCAACAAAGTTGGGAAGTGACCGATGATGCGGCATTATTTGAAAAATGTGGATTACCCGTTCATATTGTTATGGGAGAAGAAACCAATTTAAAAGTAACTACTCCTGTTGATTTAAGCGTGGCTGAATTTATTTTAAAAGCCCGACACAATCCCTAG
- a CDS encoding methyltransferase domain-containing protein has translation MNYNIEETVIERYQAGATTVQPSLCCPVEYQENQYLDIIPQEIIEKDYGCGDPTRYVNPGEIVVDLGSGAGKNCYIIAQKVGANGRVIGVDFNDTMLALSRRYQAEIAQKLGYANTSFVKAKIQDLALDLDQVQQWLTNHPIQSIEQITEFELECDRLRQQTPLIADNSVDVVISNCVLNLVRPQDKNQLFQEIYRVLKRGGRAVISDIVCDQDPTPDILNDPDLWSGCIAGAFRENEFLQRFEQAGFYGIEILARQEDPWQVIDGIEFRSLTVCAFKGKDGPCLDVNQAVIYKGPWKQVMDDDGHILYRGERMAVCDKTYHIYTNINSPYCQDILGILPHETIPLESAPEFDCRRNMIRKPEETKGKNYHVTITNSDNSCCSPASSSCC, from the coding sequence ATGAATTACAATATTGAAGAAACGGTTATTGAACGTTATCAAGCTGGAGCAACAACGGTACAGCCTTCTCTGTGTTGTCCAGTGGAATATCAAGAAAATCAATATTTAGACATTATTCCTCAAGAAATTATTGAAAAAGATTATGGCTGTGGTGATCCGACTCGTTATGTTAACCCCGGAGAAATTGTTGTAGATTTAGGTTCCGGGGCGGGAAAAAATTGTTATATAATCGCTCAAAAAGTCGGGGCGAATGGTCGAGTCATTGGGGTCGATTTTAATGATACCATGTTAGCGTTGTCTCGTCGCTATCAAGCAGAAATTGCCCAAAAATTAGGTTATGCTAATACAAGCTTTGTTAAAGCAAAAATTCAGGATTTAGCCTTAGATTTAGATCAAGTTCAACAGTGGTTAACAAATCATCCCATTCAGTCGATTGAACAAATTACAGAATTTGAGTTAGAATGCGATCGCCTACGTCAACAAACTCCTTTAATTGCAGATAATAGTGTTGATGTAGTGATTTCTAATTGTGTTTTAAACTTAGTCCGTCCCCAAGATAAAAATCAACTGTTTCAAGAAATTTATCGTGTGTTAAAACGAGGGGGAAGGGCGGTTATTTCGGATATTGTTTGTGATCAAGATCCGACTCCTGATATTTTAAATGATCCCGATCTTTGGAGTGGCTGTATTGCGGGAGCCTTTCGCGAAAATGAATTTTTACAACGCTTTGAACAAGCTGGATTTTATGGAATTGAAATCTTAGCCCGACAGGAAGACCCTTGGCAAGTGATTGATGGCATTGAATTCCGTTCTTTAACCGTTTGTGCGTTTAAAGGGAAAGACGGCCCCTGTTTAGATGTTAATCAAGCGGTGATTTATAAAGGGCCTTGGAAACAAGTGATGGACGATGACGGACATATTTTATATCGCGGTGAACGGATGGCAGTTTGTGATAAAACCTATCACATTTATACTAACATAAACAGCCCCTATTGTCAAGATATTTTAGGAATTTTACCCCATGAAACTATTCCGTTAGAATCAGCACCAGAGTTTGATTGTAGACGCAATATGATTCGTAAACCGGAAGAAACTAAAGGCAAAAATTATCACGTTACGATTACAAATTCTGATAATTCTTGTTGTTCTCCTGCAAGTTCGAGTTGTTGTTAA
- a CDS encoding two-component system response regulator has product MKKILVIEDDVLLRRSLLKILHAEGFQLLEADNGQVGLQLLHSQQPDLVLCDLIMPEMDGYGVLEYLRSNPDTLSIPFICLTAQHERSNLRRVMELGADDYLTKPYSKSELLAAIQAQFNKQERVNLPLSLSESQGLIQLTANREDESQINLTAQLSLQSKFKQIIKEIDSPQQLVPVFILSLDRLERFQDYLGVDYGDILVQAVINRIHEELKRAGFVVKFKDEKIALILPPISHSEEIEEIALKLLNCLSKPIKISDYKLLLGCCLGVSLYPQHDDNFDNLLIKANIALRQAQQQGTHSYFVYTNEIWTKIQDRFRLEIDLHHALDNEEFIIHYQPQLDLKTGRIIGAEALFRWQHPQRGLVPPLECLSIAEENDLIVEIDEWMIRQVCQQVKQWQNQGFELSVAVNVSGVKFHQRNLGRYVMQVLKQTGLDPKYLELELTESVLVKNPERSVAILHELKNLGIGLSLDDFGTGYSSLSYLQKFPFDTLKLDRCFVQDVNRHIKNAAIVKATIVMAHSLNMRVVAEGVETEAEQQFLRDHECDCLQGYWFSRPVEPRIFEQLVKANAAEIPTKPLSPLEC; this is encoded by the coding sequence ATGAAAAAAATTCTAGTCATTGAAGACGATGTTCTGCTCCGTCGGAGTTTACTAAAAATTCTCCATGCGGAAGGGTTTCAACTCCTCGAAGCCGATAATGGACAAGTGGGTTTACAACTTCTACACAGCCAACAACCTGATTTAGTTTTATGTGATTTAATCATGCCCGAAATGGATGGCTATGGCGTGCTAGAATACTTACGCAGTAACCCGGACACCCTCTCCATTCCCTTCATTTGTTTAACCGCCCAACATGAACGCAGCAATTTACGACGGGTAATGGAATTGGGTGCGGATGACTATCTCACCAAACCTTATAGTAAATCGGAACTATTAGCCGCCATTCAAGCACAGTTTAATAAACAGGAACGAGTTAATCTTCCCCTGTCATTATCTGAGTCTCAAGGGTTAATTCAATTAACCGCGAATCGGGAAGATGAATCTCAGATTAATTTAACGGCTCAGTTAAGTTTACAAAGTAAATTCAAACAAATTATTAAAGAAATTGACTCACCGCAGCAGTTAGTTCCGGTATTTATTTTAAGTTTAGATCGCCTAGAACGGTTTCAAGATTATTTAGGAGTAGATTATGGAGATATTCTAGTTCAGGCGGTGATTAATCGGATTCATGAAGAACTGAAAAGAGCCGGATTTGTTGTTAAATTTAAAGATGAAAAAATTGCCTTAATTTTACCGCCCATTTCCCACTCTGAGGAAATTGAAGAAATTGCTTTAAAACTTTTAAACTGTTTATCAAAACCTATCAAAATTTCCGACTATAAATTATTATTAGGATGCTGTTTAGGCGTTTCTTTATATCCCCAACATGATGATAATTTTGATAACTTACTAATTAAAGCCAATATTGCCTTGCGTCAAGCCCAACAGCAGGGAACCCATTCTTATTTTGTCTATACGAATGAAATTTGGACAAAAATTCAAGATCGGTTTCGCTTAGAAATTGATCTGCACCATGCGTTAGACAACGAAGAATTTATTATTCATTATCAACCTCAACTCGACTTAAAAACCGGAAGAATTATTGGGGCTGAAGCTTTATTTAGGTGGCAACACCCCCAACGCGGACTTGTGCCTCCCCTGGAATGTTTAAGCATTGCTGAAGAAAATGATTTAATTGTAGAAATTGATGAATGGATGATTCGTCAAGTTTGTCAGCAAGTGAAACAATGGCAAAACCAGGGATTTGAACTCTCCGTTGCTGTCAATGTTTCGGGGGTTAAATTTCATCAACGCAATTTAGGACGTTATGTGATGCAAGTCTTAAAACAAACGGGTTTAGATCCCAAATATTTAGAATTAGAATTAACCGAAAGTGTTTTAGTTAAAAATCCTGAACGTTCCGTTGCCATTCTCCATGAACTGAAGAATTTAGGAATCGGACTTTCTTTAGATGATTTTGGAACCGGATATTCCTCTTTAAGTTATTTGCAAAAATTCCCGTTTGACACCCTCAAATTAGATCGCTGTTTTGTCCAAGATGTGAACCGCCATATTAAAAATGCAGCAATTGTGAAAGCAACGATTGTTATGGCTCATAGTTTAAATATGAGAGTCGTTGCTGAAGGAGTAGAAACGGAAGCCGAACAACAATTTCTTCGAGATCATGAATGTGATTGTTTACAAGGATATTGGTTTAGCCGCCCGGTAGAACCTCGGATTTTTGAGCAACTTGTTAAGGCTAATGCCGCAGAAATCCCGACTAAACCTTTATCTCCTTTGGAATGTTAA
- a CDS encoding phycobilisome rod-core linker polypeptide gives MALPLLSYGPTSRNVRVAGFEVAGDEQPRIFTAENMPSGSEWDNIIWAAYRQIYSEHQILKSNRQTNLESQLKFGQINVRDFIRGLAISDPFLRRNYQTNSNYRFVEMCVQRILGRDVYSEREKIAWSIVVANKGPKGFIDELLDSDEYLDNFGYDTVPYQRRRVLLQRNTGEVPFNLRTPRYNEYHRNQLGFPQIVWQNEVRRFIPQEKQAKAGDPRNFLDAARAVTPTITPVTRVALGDINIETMVPRKR, from the coding sequence GTGGCGCTTCCTTTATTAAGCTATGGCCCGACCAGCCGCAATGTTCGCGTTGCTGGCTTTGAAGTAGCCGGTGATGAACAACCCAGAATTTTTACGGCTGAAAATATGCCCTCTGGTTCTGAGTGGGATAACATCATTTGGGCTGCTTATCGCCAAATTTACAGCGAACATCAAATCCTGAAAAGCAACCGTCAAACTAACTTAGAGTCTCAGCTTAAGTTTGGTCAAATTAATGTACGGGATTTCATTCGGGGTTTAGCAATTTCCGATCCCTTCCTGCGTCGCAACTACCAAACCAATAGCAACTACCGTTTTGTCGAGATGTGTGTTCAACGCATTTTAGGACGGGATGTTTATAGCGAACGTGAAAAGATCGCATGGTCTATTGTGGTTGCAAACAAAGGCCCCAAAGGCTTTATTGATGAGTTACTCGATAGCGATGAATACCTGGATAACTTCGGGTATGATACGGTTCCTTACCAACGCCGTCGGGTTCTGCTTCAGCGCAATACAGGGGAAGTTCCTTTTAATCTCAGAACACCTCGCTATAACGAGTACCACCGTAACCAGCTAGGTTTCCCTCAAATCGTTTGGCAAAACGAAGTTCGTCGCTTTATTCCTCAAGAAAAACAAGCCAAAGCTGGCGATCCCCGGAACTTCCTGGATGCAGCACGGGCTGTTACTCCGACCATCACTCCCGTGACTCGTGTTGCATTGGGCGATATCAATATTGAAACGATGGTTCCCCGCAAACGCTAA
- a CDS encoding glutathione S-transferase family protein gives MGQLTLVIGNKNYSSWSLRPWLLLKQVGLDFAEIMIDLGTPNTHKEIRRYSPSGKVPVLLDGDLTVWESLAICEYIAENFIRDLWPQDRDARAFARSVSHEMHAGFMNLRQQMPMNCRTRYPREGMKPGVQGDIDRITAIWRECRQQYGSKGEFLFGKFTIADAMFAPVVSRFISYDVKLGLIEQDYVKTIWSLPAMQQWIDAACLEPEMMYF, from the coding sequence ATGGGACAGTTAACTCTGGTGATCGGTAACAAAAATTATTCGTCTTGGTCGTTACGTCCTTGGTTACTTTTAAAACAAGTAGGACTTGATTTTGCTGAAATTATGATTGATTTGGGTACTCCCAACACCCACAAGGAAATCAGGCGCTATTCTCCATCGGGAAAAGTTCCGGTGCTATTAGATGGAGATTTAACGGTTTGGGAATCCTTGGCGATTTGTGAATATATTGCTGAAAATTTTATTCGAGATTTATGGCCTCAAGACCGAGACGCTAGGGCTTTTGCTCGTTCTGTGAGTCATGAAATGCACGCCGGATTTATGAATTTACGGCAACAAATGCCGATGAATTGTCGTACTCGCTACCCCAGAGAAGGAATGAAACCAGGGGTACAAGGAGATATTGATCGAATTACTGCAATTTGGCGAGAATGCCGTCAACAGTATGGGTCTAAGGGTGAATTTTTATTCGGAAAATTTACCATTGCTGATGCCATGTTTGCCCCCGTTGTTTCTCGATTTATTAGCTATGATGTCAAGTTAGGATTAATTGAACAGGACTATGTTAAAACCATTTGGTCGCTTCCAGCCATGCAGCAATGGATTGATGCAGCTTGTTTAGAACCTGAAATGATGTATTTTTAA
- the rppA gene encoding two-component system response regulator RppA — MRILLVDDEVELTEPLSRVLSREGYTVDLATDGHLGCELARQNPYDLLILDWMLPQKSGLEICQELRSQSNRTPILFLTAKDTLDDRVQGLDAGADDYLMKPFELRELLARVRALLRRYPVTESPVTNSNRLQVADLELDAENQLAYRGGRIIDLSEKESQLLAYLMRYPGQLLTHHQIHQHLWGEGEQPSSNVLAAQIRLLRRKIEITGETPLIHTVYGKGYRFGE; from the coding sequence ATGCGAATTTTATTAGTTGATGATGAAGTTGAATTAACGGAACCTTTGAGTCGGGTATTGAGCCGCGAAGGATATACGGTTGATCTTGCAACAGATGGACATTTAGGTTGTGAGTTGGCTCGTCAAAATCCATATGATTTGTTAATTTTAGATTGGATGTTACCCCAAAAATCGGGGTTAGAAATTTGTCAAGAATTGCGATCACAATCGAATCGAACACCGATTTTATTTTTAACCGCAAAAGATACCCTCGATGATCGAGTTCAAGGGTTAGATGCTGGGGCGGATGACTATTTAATGAAACCCTTTGAACTGCGAGAATTATTAGCGAGAGTTCGGGCTTTATTACGTCGCTATCCCGTCACCGAATCCCCCGTTACCAATTCTAACCGTTTGCAAGTGGCAGATTTAGAATTAGATGCCGAAAATCAACTCGCCTATCGGGGAGGACGCATCATTGATTTATCGGAAAAAGAAAGCCAACTGTTAGCTTATTTGATGCGTTATCCAGGGCAGTTATTAACCCATCATCAAATCCATCAACATCTCTGGGGAGAGGGTGAACAGCCCAGCAGCAATGTCTTGGCAGCACAAATTCGTTTATTAAGACGAAAAATTGAAATTACGGGAGAAACGCCTTTAATTCATACCGTTTATGGCAAAGGATATCGCTTTGGAGAATAA
- the hisG gene encoding ATP phosphoribosyltransferase, whose amino-acid sequence MITVALPKGALLKDSIRLLQAVGLDFSAFLDPGNRQLQIHDPTQTAKGLLVRAQDVPVYVEYGQAQLGIVGYDVLREKKPQVASLVDLKFGKCRMSVAVKQSSPYQRPVELPPHSRVASKFVHCASEYFESLDLPVEIIPLYGSVELGPITGMSEAIVDLVSTGKTLQQNGLTEIEVLFESTAYLIAHPLSYRLNTGGLKDLMSQIREELTLKL is encoded by the coding sequence ATGATCACCGTAGCACTGCCTAAAGGCGCTTTATTAAAAGACAGTATCCGGCTTCTGCAAGCCGTTGGACTTGATTTTAGTGCTTTTTTAGATCCCGGCAATCGACAACTTCAGATTCATGATCCCACCCAAACCGCTAAGGGTTTATTAGTGCGGGCACAAGATGTCCCTGTTTATGTGGAATATGGCCAAGCACAGTTAGGGATTGTGGGTTATGATGTCCTGCGGGAGAAAAAGCCTCAAGTCGCTTCTCTGGTTGATCTCAAATTTGGCAAATGCCGGATGTCGGTGGCTGTTAAACAATCAAGTCCCTATCAGCGTCCAGTAGAATTGCCACCCCATAGTCGGGTTGCGTCTAAATTTGTCCACTGTGCCAGCGAGTATTTTGAGAGTTTAGATTTACCAGTTGAAATTATACCGCTATATGGTTCCGTTGAATTAGGGCCAATTACGGGAATGTCTGAAGCGATTGTCGATTTAGTTTCTACAGGTAAAACTTTACAACAAAATGGATTAACAGAAATAGAGGTTTTATTTGAAAGCACAGCTTACTTAATTGCTCATCCATTAAGTTATCGTTTAAATACAGGCGGACTGAAGGATTTAATGAGTCAAATTCGAGAAGAATTAACACTTAAATTGTAA
- a CDS encoding glycosyltransferase family 9 protein, which produces MRILALVPGGIGDQILFFPTLDGLKQAYPEAQISVMVEPRAKGAYRVCKSVSEVLTYDFKERNSLADWGNFLGIVRDREYEVVLSLGQSWTVGLLLWLTGIPIRVGYTGGGEGMFISNPVPLKPEQYAAEMYYDLLKGLQITTPFSGLSINVPKLDIDWGDAEQKRLGIQESGYILIHGGSSQLAQQKGIDKIYPVARWQKIIQDIQQRQPNLPVVIVQGPEDAALVREIVQSCPQVKVTRPDDIGKLAAMIASANLMLCTDSAPMHLAVAVGTYTIALFGPTEPAKLLPKSDRVIGIKSPTGKMSDISPDEVIKKIWGG; this is translated from the coding sequence ATGAGAATACTAGCCCTTGTCCCAGGTGGAATAGGCGATCAAATTTTGTTTTTCCCAACGCTTGATGGCCTTAAGCAAGCTTATCCTGAAGCCCAAATTTCTGTTATGGTAGAACCCAGGGCCAAGGGAGCTTATCGAGTCTGTAAGTCGGTTTCCGAAGTTTTAACCTATGATTTCAAGGAACGTAACAGTTTAGCCGACTGGGGAAATTTTCTGGGTATTGTCCGTGATCGAGAATATGAAGTGGTCTTATCCTTGGGTCAAAGTTGGACGGTGGGATTGTTATTATGGTTAACGGGTATCCCCATTCGCGTTGGATACACCGGTGGCGGTGAAGGGATGTTTATTAGCAACCCAGTCCCCCTGAAACCCGAACAATACGCCGCCGAGATGTATTATGACCTGCTCAAAGGGTTACAAATTACCACCCCCTTCTCTGGATTATCCATTAATGTTCCTAAACTAGATATTGACTGGGGAGATGCTGAACAAAAACGTCTGGGGATACAGGAAAGTGGTTATATTTTGATTCATGGAGGGTCTAGCCAGTTAGCACAACAAAAAGGCATTGATAAAATTTACCCTGTTGCACGTTGGCAAAAAATTATTCAAGATATTCAACAACGACAACCTAACCTTCCTGTTGTTATTGTCCAGGGGCCAGAAGATGCCGCGTTAGTGCGTGAAATTGTCCAATCTTGTCCTCAAGTTAAAGTCACCCGACCGGATGATATTGGCAAATTAGCGGCAATGATCGCTTCGGCGAATTTAATGCTCTGTACCGATAGTGCCCCGATGCACTTGGCTGTTGCGGTGGGAACCTATACGATCGCATTATTTGGCCCCACTGAACCTGCTAAATTATTACCCAAAAGCGATCGCGTTATTGGCATTAAATCTCCCACCGGAAAAATGTCTGATATCTCTCCCGATGAAGTAATTAAAAAAATCTGGGGCGGTTAA